One Deinococcus betulae DNA segment encodes these proteins:
- a CDS encoding glycosyl hydrolase family 18 protein, with amino-acid sequence MHKTAARFTALLALTLALGSCGTQAPVAHQATLQAQATGPTATFDSTGTWDTGFTGRITLTNPGPSAITGWTLKFKFNGNAAAGSSAWGAGGSITKDSSGLYTITPNAWGGATIPAGGSVTIGYDGSGQLTGVNTCTLNGASCAGTTTPPPGGDTTAPTVSLSASPGTVTSAGNVTLTATASDNVGVTKVEFYQGTRLLSTDTTAPFTASEAVTSANNGSRSYSAKAFDAAGNTNTASSSVTVSIGSNPPPNTGGYKRVGYFTQWGIYQRNYQVKTMDTSGTAATLTHINYAFGNIYNEGGTYRCNIVTRAESGNGDGGDGFADYGKSFDTATSVDGVADVWNQPLKGNFNQLKKLKAKYPGLKVLISLGGWTWSKHFSTAALTDASRKALVSSCIDVYIKGNLPVADGAGGPGAAAGVFDGIDIDWEYPGGGGLPTNSVSPQDKQNFTLLLQEFRRQLDAYKSGLLLTIAAPGGADKIANQDPAAYKNAVDWVNIMSYDFRGAWDATGPTNFHSNLYPSPNDPGTGVTKNYSVDTAVTAFLNAGMPANKLVIGVPFYGRGWTGVTNANSGLYQRATGAARGTYEAGYEDFKVLKTAPGTIYRDPVTKQMWKFDGTTFWSYDDPEVIATKMAYIKQKGLGGAMAWSLDGDDAQGTLAKAVANGLK; translated from the coding sequence ATGCACAAGACTGCTGCTCGGTTTACAGCCCTTCTGGCCCTGACATTGGCCCTTGGATCGTGTGGGACGCAGGCGCCGGTGGCGCACCAGGCCACCCTACAGGCCCAGGCCACGGGGCCCACCGCGACGTTTGACAGCACGGGGACCTGGGACACGGGCTTCACCGGCCGCATCACCCTCACCAACCCGGGCCCCAGCGCCATCACCGGCTGGACCCTCAAGTTCAAGTTCAATGGCAACGCTGCTGCCGGCAGCAGCGCTTGGGGTGCGGGCGGCAGCATCACCAAAGACAGCAGTGGTCTGTACACCATCACCCCCAACGCCTGGGGCGGCGCCACCATCCCCGCCGGTGGCAGTGTCACCATCGGCTATGACGGCTCTGGGCAACTCACGGGCGTCAACACCTGCACCCTCAATGGCGCCAGCTGTGCGGGCACGACCACCCCACCCCCGGGCGGTGACACCACCGCCCCCACCGTGAGTCTCAGCGCCAGTCCAGGGACGGTGACGAGTGCCGGGAACGTGACGCTCACGGCCACAGCGTCGGACAACGTGGGGGTGACGAAGGTGGAGTTTTATCAGGGCACGCGGCTGCTGAGCACTGATACGACGGCGCCGTTCACGGCGTCGGAGGCGGTGACGAGTGCCAACAACGGGAGCCGCAGCTACAGCGCCAAAGCCTTCGATGCCGCTGGCAACACCAACACCGCCTCTAGCAGCGTGACCGTCAGCATCGGCTCCAACCCCCCACCCAACACAGGCGGCTATAAGCGCGTCGGGTACTTTACCCAGTGGGGGATCTATCAGCGGAACTATCAGGTCAAGACGATGGACACCAGTGGCACAGCCGCCACCCTGACGCACATCAATTACGCCTTCGGCAACATCTACAACGAGGGCGGCACCTACCGCTGCAACATCGTGACCCGCGCCGAGAGCGGCAATGGCGACGGCGGCGACGGCTTTGCCGATTACGGGAAGTCCTTTGACACCGCGACCAGCGTGGACGGCGTGGCCGATGTCTGGAACCAGCCACTCAAGGGCAACTTCAACCAGCTCAAGAAGCTTAAGGCCAAGTACCCCGGCCTCAAGGTGCTGATTTCGCTGGGCGGCTGGACCTGGAGCAAGCACTTCAGCACGGCGGCCCTGACCGACGCTTCTCGCAAGGCACTGGTCAGCTCCTGCATTGACGTTTACATCAAGGGCAATCTGCCGGTGGCCGACGGTGCGGGCGGCCCTGGGGCAGCGGCGGGCGTCTTCGACGGCATCGACATCGACTGGGAATACCCCGGCGGCGGCGGCTTGCCCACCAACTCGGTCAGCCCGCAGGACAAGCAGAACTTCACGCTGCTGCTGCAAGAATTCCGCCGTCAGCTTGACGCTTACAAGTCGGGGCTACTGCTGACCATCGCCGCGCCCGGCGGCGCCGACAAGATTGCCAACCAGGACCCGGCCGCCTACAAGAACGCCGTGGACTGGGTAAACATCATGTCGTATGACTTCCGGGGCGCCTGGGACGCCACCGGTCCCACCAACTTTCACTCGAACCTGTACCCCAGCCCCAACGATCCTGGGACAGGTGTCACCAAGAATTACTCGGTGGATACAGCAGTCACGGCGTTCCTGAACGCTGGTATGCCCGCCAACAAACTGGTGATTGGTGTGCCCTTCTATGGACGGGGCTGGACGGGCGTGACGAATGCCAATAGCGGCCTGTACCAGCGGGCCACTGGCGCGGCGCGCGGCACCTATGAAGCGGGCTACGAGGACTTCAAGGTCCTGAAAACTGCCCCTGGCACGATCTACCGCGATCCCGTGACCAAGCAGATGTGGAAGTTCGACGGCACGACCTTCTGGAGCTATGACGACCCCGAAGTCATTGCCACCAAGATGGCCTACATCAAGCAGAAGGGTCTGGGCGGCGCCATGGCCTGGTCCCTGGACGGCGACGATGCGCAGGGAACGCTGGCCAAAGCCGTGGCCAACGGCCTGAAGTAA
- a CDS encoding phage tail protein, whose product MTAPASNRKDPLVAAYFSVQFDNKVVGAFRECTGLGSQSQVVEYRATDEKGRPVLIREAGTMKYNDIVLKRGITDDMDMWTWRQQVEEGKMDEARRSGTITLHNQAGQPIAAWTFDRAWPSNLNGPTYDAKSNEVAIEELTITHEGYKRVPVGG is encoded by the coding sequence ATGACCGCACCCGCATCCAACCGTAAAGACCCTTTGGTGGCCGCCTACTTTAGCGTGCAGTTTGATAACAAAGTCGTTGGTGCCTTCCGTGAATGCACCGGCCTGGGCAGCCAGAGCCAAGTGGTCGAGTACCGCGCCACAGATGAGAAGGGCCGTCCTGTGCTTATTCGTGAGGCGGGTACCATGAAGTACAACGATATCGTGCTGAAGCGCGGCATCACTGACGACATGGATATGTGGACTTGGCGTCAGCAAGTGGAAGAAGGCAAGATGGACGAAGCTCGCCGTAGTGGCACCATTACTCTGCACAATCAAGCTGGCCAGCCCATTGCAGCCTGGACGTTTGATCGCGCCTGGCCTAGTAACCTCAACGGCCCTACTTACGATGCCAAGAGCAACGAAGTGGCGATTGAGGAACTGACCATCACGCACGAGGGCTATAAGCGCGTGCCGGTTGGTGGCTAA
- a CDS encoding eCIS core domain-containing protein codes for MQTAFQRDGHGQAFAPSVQAALQRTLGTDLGDVRVVQNVHVPAALKAAQAHGLTVGQTVFLAPETRLDTPAGLALAAHEVTHAVRHTRPNFVPEVLRRAAPQAQSHDEEGVALATEHAALREHTTRPDSASVEQGRRGTQANRLPGLPAPWDAMPVWDEPAAASTRHHTAPPAAMPLPAAPPPQAGPTPWAHAAAADRPAPSSAPPPAASTPSVGRRVAPTPQVDLDQVAREVYARLRDRLGAELRRL; via the coding sequence GTGCAGACTGCCTTTCAAAGAGACGGCCACGGTCAGGCCTTCGCACCCAGCGTGCAAGCGGCACTCCAGCGAACGCTGGGCACGGACCTGGGCGACGTGCGCGTGGTGCAGAACGTTCATGTCCCCGCCGCTCTGAAGGCCGCCCAGGCCCACGGCTTAACCGTAGGACAAACAGTGTTTCTGGCCCCAGAGACGCGGCTGGATACGCCAGCTGGTCTGGCCCTAGCGGCCCACGAGGTCACGCACGCGGTCCGGCACACCCGGCCCAACTTTGTCCCCGAAGTGCTACGCCGCGCCGCGCCACAGGCGCAGAGCCATGACGAAGAGGGCGTGGCGCTAGCCACTGAACATGCCGCGCTGCGAGAACACACGACGCGGCCTGATTCGGCCAGCGTAGAGCAGGGCCGTCGAGGAACTCAGGCCAACCGTCTGCCCGGTCTGCCGGCACCCTGGGACGCCATGCCCGTCTGGGATGAACCAGCCGCGGCAAGCACTCGCCATCACACCGCCCCGCCTGCGGCCATGCCCCTGCCAGCTGCACCACCTCCTCAGGCTGGGCCTACCCCCTGGGCACATGCGGCCGCCGCAGACCGCCCAGCCCCCAGCAGCGCGCCGCCGCCTGCGGCTAGCACCCCTTCGGTGGGCCGGCGCGTGGCACCCACGCCGCAGGTGGACCTGGATCAGGTGGCGCGCGAGGTATATGCCCGCCTGCGTGACCGGCTGGGCGCCGAACTGCGCCGACTGTAA
- a CDS encoding phage tail sheath family protein yields the protein MAEYLSPGVYIEESQSGPRPIEGISTTTAAFVGFAPNGPANTPVFVANWQQFTEIFGTLDANGRRSPFMEGAYLAQSVYAFFNNGGTRCYVVRLVPQQGDSAGKRTVEAARPLQLPSRASKAVPSLSIVAKDGRQSDIQIEVLAPDPIKPQDAKPKDGKGPQDPEEGPDGLFTLKVTRNDVTETFPNVSIGKKHTRTVAEVVNKESTLITIEEASATGPLVERAPELGSYVLQADSNLIEQRREMKGQDFVGSVDSRSGIESLEIAEEVSMIAVPDLMSAYQAGMINADGVKAVQRALIDHCERNANRIALLDTLPDLTPQQAVKWRNVDTNFDSSYAAMYYPWVRIEGPDGSPMMVPPSGFVAGIYARSDVERGVHKAPANEVVRGILGPAIQVTKSEQDILNPIGVNCIREFPGMGVRVWGARTLSSNAQWRYVPVRRLFNYVEKSIERGTQWAVFEPNDENLWFRIRRDINSFLNSVWRDGALFGSTPREAFYVKCDKELNPDDLRDRGVLQVEIGLAPVKPAEFIVFRFSQYAGGGQ from the coding sequence ATGGCTGAATACTTGTCCCCAGGCGTTTATATCGAAGAATCCCAGAGTGGACCGAGACCCATTGAGGGCATCAGCACCACCACGGCGGCTTTTGTGGGCTTTGCGCCTAACGGTCCGGCCAACACGCCTGTGTTTGTGGCCAACTGGCAGCAGTTCACCGAAATCTTCGGCACCCTGGACGCCAACGGTCGGCGCAGCCCATTCATGGAAGGCGCCTATCTGGCCCAGAGTGTGTACGCCTTTTTCAACAACGGCGGCACACGCTGCTACGTCGTGCGCCTGGTCCCTCAGCAGGGCGACAGCGCAGGCAAGCGCACTGTCGAGGCGGCGCGCCCACTGCAACTGCCCAGCCGGGCCAGCAAAGCAGTGCCCAGCCTGAGCATCGTGGCCAAAGATGGCCGCCAGAGCGACATTCAGATTGAAGTCCTGGCGCCCGACCCCATCAAGCCGCAGGACGCCAAGCCCAAGGACGGCAAGGGCCCGCAAGACCCCGAAGAAGGGCCAGACGGCCTGTTCACCCTGAAAGTCACGCGTAACGACGTCACCGAGACGTTCCCCAACGTCTCGATTGGCAAAAAGCACACGCGCACTGTGGCTGAGGTCGTGAACAAGGAAAGCACCCTAATCACCATCGAAGAGGCCAGCGCCACCGGCCCGCTGGTTGAGCGCGCCCCAGAACTGGGCAGCTACGTGCTACAGGCCGACAGCAACCTCATTGAGCAGCGCCGCGAGATGAAGGGCCAGGATTTCGTGGGCAGCGTGGACAGCCGCAGCGGGATCGAGAGCCTGGAAATCGCTGAGGAAGTCAGTATGATTGCTGTACCTGACCTGATGAGCGCCTACCAGGCCGGTATGATTAACGCCGACGGTGTCAAGGCCGTGCAGCGCGCCCTGATTGACCACTGTGAGCGCAACGCCAACCGCATCGCCCTGCTGGATACCCTGCCGGACCTGACCCCCCAGCAGGCGGTGAAGTGGCGCAACGTGGACACCAACTTCGACTCCAGCTACGCCGCGATGTACTACCCCTGGGTCCGAATTGAGGGGCCAGACGGCTCGCCGATGATGGTGCCGCCCAGCGGCTTTGTGGCGGGGATTTATGCCCGCAGCGACGTGGAACGCGGCGTTCACAAAGCGCCAGCCAACGAAGTGGTGCGCGGCATTCTGGGGCCAGCCATTCAGGTCACCAAGAGCGAGCAGGACATCCTGAACCCCATCGGTGTGAACTGCATCCGCGAGTTCCCTGGCATGGGCGTGCGCGTCTGGGGCGCCCGGACGCTGTCCAGCAATGCCCAGTGGCGCTACGTACCTGTGCGCCGCCTGTTCAACTACGTCGAAAAGAGCATCGAGCGTGGCACCCAGTGGGCCGTCTTTGAGCCCAACGACGAGAACCTGTGGTTCCGCATTCGCCGCGACATCAACTCTTTCCTGAACAGCGTGTGGCGTGACGGCGCGCTGTTCGGCAGCACCCCGCGCGAAGCGTTCTACGTGAAGTGCGATAAGGAACTGAACCCTGACGACCTGCGTGACCGTGGCGTCCTGCAAGTTGAAATTGGTCTGGCCCCCGTGAAACCCGCCGAATTCATCGTCTTCCGCTTCAGTCAGTACGCCGGCGGCGGACAGTAA
- a CDS encoding carbohydrate ABC transporter permease: protein MRVSWRSTLLSYTFLAPALVLLAVFTFYPLLYGSYLGFTEYNGARFANGLAPKWVGTDNFEKLFADPLFLTALKNSVKYLLVVPALQLGALAVAVLVNKQLPGMAIFRAGYYVPVVTSVSLAAVMWEWVFNREGTLNWLLRSLGLTSTESQFGWLNSEAWAFWAVMLVTFWRGFGYYMVLYLAGLQTIPEELEEAAVLDGASAWQRFWRITVPLMRPTILLCTLLSTIAALRVLEEVLVLTNGGPLNSTYTALMYVYAKAFQGFDFDYGLASAAGLVVAAVALLLSAVNFRLFHRPEEEQA, encoded by the coding sequence ATGCGAGTTTCCTGGCGTTCCACGCTGCTGTCGTACACCTTCTTGGCCCCGGCCCTGGTACTGCTGGCGGTGTTTACCTTCTACCCTCTGTTGTACGGCTCTTACCTGGGCTTCACGGAATACAACGGCGCGCGCTTTGCGAACGGGCTGGCCCCGAAGTGGGTGGGCACCGACAATTTCGAGAAGCTGTTTGCCGACCCCCTGTTTCTCACGGCCCTGAAAAACAGCGTGAAATACCTGCTGGTGGTGCCGGCCCTGCAACTGGGGGCGCTGGCCGTGGCGGTGCTGGTGAACAAGCAACTGCCGGGTATGGCGATTTTCCGGGCGGGGTATTACGTGCCGGTGGTGACGTCCGTGTCGCTGGCGGCGGTCATGTGGGAGTGGGTCTTTAACCGCGAGGGCACCCTGAACTGGCTGCTGCGCTCGCTGGGCCTGACGTCCACCGAGTCGCAGTTTGGCTGGCTGAACTCGGAGGCCTGGGCCTTCTGGGCGGTCATGCTGGTGACCTTCTGGCGCGGCTTTGGGTACTACATGGTGCTGTATCTGGCTGGCCTGCAAACCATTCCTGAAGAACTGGAGGAAGCGGCGGTGCTGGACGGCGCCAGTGCGTGGCAGCGGTTCTGGCGCATCACGGTGCCACTCATGCGGCCCACCATCCTGCTGTGTACCCTGCTGTCCACCATTGCGGCGCTGCGGGTGCTGGAAGAAGTGCTGGTGCTGACCAACGGCGGCCCCCTCAACTCCACTTACACCGCCCTGATGTACGTCTACGCCAAGGCCTTCCAGGGCTTTGACTTCGACTACGGCCTGGCCAGTGCGGCCGGCCTGGTGGTGGCGGCCGTGGCGCTGCTGCTCTCGGCCGTGAACTTCCGGCTGTTTCACCGCCCCGAGGAGGAGCAGGCATGA
- a CDS encoding phage tail protein — MSIRVAASVRAGPSGVSGNARISAGPVTVSGNFGLATPVPTTPQKAAYGILSNHRYHVAIDGIEHAAFSEVSGLQIETETMDHIEGGVNDRVMRLPVRSKMGNLTLKRGVVAGQQLLEWYLDIVNGYLDTRNVTVIVYQAKGDVLVRFEFLQAYPVKWSGPQFAGTGDAVAVETLELAHAGFLQLSR, encoded by the coding sequence ATGAGCATCAGGGTCGCCGCCAGTGTTCGCGCTGGTCCGTCTGGAGTTAGCGGGAACGCCCGTATTTCGGCCGGTCCCGTGACTGTCTCTGGCAACTTTGGTCTAGCAACACCTGTGCCGACCACACCTCAGAAAGCTGCTTACGGCATTCTATCTAATCACCGCTATCACGTCGCTATAGACGGCATCGAACATGCGGCCTTTAGTGAGGTCAGCGGGCTTCAGATAGAAACCGAGACCATGGATCACATTGAGGGTGGCGTCAATGACCGGGTCATGCGCCTTCCAGTGCGGTCCAAAATGGGGAACCTGACGCTGAAACGAGGGGTGGTGGCTGGCCAGCAGCTGCTGGAATGGTATTTGGACATCGTCAACGGTTACTTAGATACCCGCAACGTTACCGTCATCGTCTACCAGGCCAAGGGTGATGTGCTGGTGCGCTTTGAGTTCCTTCAGGCCTATCCCGTGAAGTGGAGTGGACCTCAATTCGCCGGCACAGGCGATGCGGTGGCCGTAGAGACCCTGGAACTGGCCCACGCCGGTTTCCTGCAACTCAGCCGCTAA
- a CDS encoding GPW/gp25 family protein: MTKSSLALQNTDVLGTGVAFPVSMNARGQLSMISGERAVTQAILTLLMTARGQRVMRPEYGCRIHELVFAPGDATTLGLASYYVDEALRTWEPRIEVENVQARLDPSDSARIIIELIYRFKGIPEPRSLVFPFYRTP, translated from the coding sequence ATGACCAAATCCAGCCTGGCACTGCAAAACACGGATGTGCTGGGCACCGGCGTCGCTTTTCCTGTAAGCATGAATGCACGCGGGCAGCTCAGCATGATCTCCGGCGAACGGGCTGTGACCCAGGCCATCCTGACCCTGCTGATGACGGCGCGTGGCCAGCGCGTGATGAGGCCCGAATACGGCTGCCGCATTCACGAACTGGTGTTTGCGCCTGGCGATGCCACCACGCTGGGGCTGGCGTCGTATTACGTGGACGAGGCGCTGCGAACCTGGGAGCCGCGCATCGAGGTGGAAAACGTGCAGGCCCGACTTGATCCATCGGACAGCGCCCGCATCATCATTGAGCTGATCTACCGTTTCAAGGGAATTCCTGAACCCCGGTCGCTGGTGTTTCCCTTCTACCGCACCCCCTAA
- a CDS encoding ABC transporter substrate-binding protein, which produces MKRTLTVLTLSLGLSALSSANAQTTTVTFWTWYLSPKFDSYIKSTIAAFEKANPTIKVQWFDKQDSMMQDFVAAVNLGNAPDVVNLNIDETQKAAQNGFLAAASDLTPAATLSRTFYGQSLKNFTSGSKVYAYPWYGWLNEGVLLYNPDLLQKAGLSRAPRSTSELLTYAKTVKDKTGAYAWVPALKDPNTASFLGYFYAEGLPIYAADGKAMFNSAQHAALLNQFVTLYRGGYIPEDAVRREAFQLATELYAQNRVAMIVGGPQALTRIKDTNPSLYAKTVVTEAPVGKANVQTGGSMGLVVPKASKNPQAAAKLAAFFTNNANQLAFAKVVPVVPTTLGAQTSVQFKVTSQDPVAKATGLVGASGRFINPGYKAPGNSDDLYKNFNDNIEAALLGKKSAQQALNDSVTYWNANMKK; this is translated from the coding sequence ATGAAACGTACCCTGACCGTTCTGACCCTCAGCCTCGGCCTCTCGGCGCTGTCCAGCGCAAACGCGCAGACCACCACGGTCACGTTCTGGACGTGGTATCTGAGCCCCAAGTTTGACAGCTACATCAAGTCCACGATTGCCGCCTTCGAAAAGGCCAACCCGACCATCAAGGTGCAGTGGTTCGACAAGCAGGACTCGATGATGCAGGACTTTGTGGCGGCGGTGAACCTGGGGAACGCCCCCGACGTGGTCAACCTGAACATTGACGAAACCCAGAAGGCCGCCCAGAACGGCTTCCTGGCCGCCGCCAGCGACCTGACCCCCGCCGCCACCCTGAGCCGCACCTTCTACGGCCAGAGCCTGAAGAACTTCACCTCGGGCAGCAAGGTCTACGCCTACCCCTGGTACGGCTGGCTGAACGAGGGCGTGCTGCTGTACAACCCCGACCTGCTGCAAAAAGCCGGCCTGAGCCGCGCGCCCCGCTCCACCAGCGAACTGCTGACCTACGCCAAGACGGTCAAGGACAAGACCGGCGCCTACGCCTGGGTGCCGGCCCTGAAAGACCCCAACACCGCGTCGTTCCTGGGGTACTTCTACGCCGAGGGCTTGCCCATCTACGCCGCCGACGGCAAGGCCATGTTCAACAGCGCCCAGCACGCCGCGCTGCTCAACCAGTTCGTCACGCTGTACCGCGGCGGCTACATCCCGGAAGACGCCGTGCGCCGTGAGGCCTTCCAGCTGGCGACCGAGTTGTACGCCCAAAACCGCGTGGCCATGATCGTGGGTGGCCCGCAGGCCCTGACCCGCATCAAGGACACCAACCCCAGCCTGTACGCCAAGACCGTGGTGACCGAAGCCCCCGTGGGCAAAGCCAACGTGCAGACCGGCGGCAGCATGGGCCTGGTAGTCCCCAAGGCCAGCAAGAACCCGCAGGCCGCCGCCAAACTGGCCGCCTTCTTCACGAACAACGCCAACCAGCTGGCCTTCGCCAAGGTGGTGCCGGTCGTGCCCACCACCCTGGGGGCCCAGACCAGCGTGCAGTTCAAAGTGACCAGTCAGGACCCCGTTGCCAAGGCCACCGGCCTGGTCGGCGCTTCGGGCCGCTTTATCAACCCCGGCTACAAGGCGCCCGGCAACAGCGACGACCTGTACAAGAACTTCAATGACAACATCGAGGCCGCGCTGCTGGGCAAAAAGAGCGCGCAGCAGGCCCTGAACGACTCGGTGACGTACTGGAACGCCAACATGAAGAAGTAA
- a CDS encoding carbohydrate ABC transporter permease → MSLTAASPAQTAHRPVAWRKPARLALRYALLLLILVFALFPFIWTLAIALTDKTAGTSIYAFPASLLPKRVTLYNFADVFRTFSLGKALWNSVSITAMTVVGTLLVSALAAYPLARFRFPGRNLIFGAILATLVLPSETTFIVNTLTLKNLGLLGTHLGVAIPTIAGAFGIFLMRQAFLAVPVALLEAARLDGASELGILWRIMLPLTKPSLAALGIFTTVTTWNAYFWPMLVLSGAPDKAPLAVAVLKLKGQFNYDPFNIAAGAIIMMLPVLIVFLAAQKLFLRGMEGAVK, encoded by the coding sequence ATGAGCCTGACTGCTGCGTCCCCCGCCCAGACGGCCCACCGCCCGGTGGCCTGGCGCAAACCCGCCCGGCTGGCCCTGCGCTACGCCCTGCTGCTGCTGATTCTGGTGTTTGCCCTGTTCCCGTTCATCTGGACACTGGCCATCGCCCTGACAGACAAGACGGCAGGGACCTCCATCTACGCCTTTCCGGCCAGCCTGCTGCCCAAGCGCGTGACCCTGTACAACTTTGCCGATGTGTTCCGGACCTTTAGCCTGGGCAAAGCGCTGTGGAATTCGGTGTCCATTACCGCGATGACGGTGGTGGGCACCCTGCTGGTCTCTGCCCTGGCCGCCTACCCGCTGGCCCGGTTCCGCTTTCCAGGCCGCAACCTGATTTTCGGAGCGATTCTGGCGACCCTGGTGCTGCCCTCGGAAACCACCTTTATCGTCAACACCCTGACGCTGAAGAACCTGGGCCTGCTGGGCACCCATCTGGGCGTGGCCATTCCCACGATTGCCGGGGCGTTCGGTATCTTCCTGATGCGCCAGGCATTCCTGGCGGTACCGGTCGCCCTGCTGGAAGCCGCGCGGCTGGACGGCGCCAGCGAGTTGGGCATCCTGTGGCGCATCATGCTGCCGCTGACCAAACCCTCCCTGGCGGCCCTGGGCATCTTTACCACCGTGACCACCTGGAACGCCTATTTCTGGCCCATGCTGGTGCTGTCCGGCGCGCCTGATAAAGCACCCCTGGCCGTGGCCGTGCTGAAACTCAAGGGGCAATTCAATTACGACCCGTTCAACATTGCCGCTGGGGCCATCATCATGATGCTGCCAGTGCTGATCGTATTCCTGGCTGCCCAGAAGCTGTTCCTGCGCGGCATGGAAGGAGCCGTGAAATGA
- a CDS encoding MurR/RpiR family transcriptional regulator — protein sequence MSQTLSRPAHTQGAISRIRLHAHSLSPSLKQVADHVLRDAETVLHQTITELASSAGVGEATITRLCRKLDFAGFHAFKIALAADVAGRDTAPENVSGADLTGHTARLVKQSALTLEDTGRLLDPAVIEAVADQLARAPRVDMTGQGNSGLVAQLFAHRLLRLGITAVAHTDPHVAAVSISTLPRGGVVIGLTSSGSTIDTVQHLRLAQSHGHYTVAITHRASSPVTRYASKVLFTSRQEEPLTDAVLDTLMSQTLVLEVLYAALLARRPEAAAVLRVTAESVVEKKY from the coding sequence ATGAGTCAAACGCTCTCACGCCCCGCCCACACGCAGGGAGCCATTAGCCGTATTCGGCTACACGCCCACAGCCTCTCGCCTTCTCTCAAACAAGTCGCCGACCACGTCCTGCGTGACGCTGAAACCGTGCTCCATCAGACGATTACCGAACTGGCTTCGTCGGCGGGCGTAGGGGAAGCCACCATCACCCGGCTGTGCCGCAAGCTGGATTTTGCTGGCTTTCACGCCTTCAAAATTGCTCTGGCTGCCGATGTGGCCGGGCGCGATACAGCCCCCGAGAATGTCAGCGGCGCCGACCTGACGGGCCACACCGCCCGCCTGGTCAAGCAAAGCGCCCTGACGTTGGAAGACACCGGCCGCCTCCTTGACCCCGCTGTAATTGAAGCGGTGGCCGACCAGCTGGCCCGCGCGCCACGGGTGGACATGACCGGCCAGGGCAATTCAGGGTTGGTGGCGCAGCTGTTTGCGCACCGCCTGCTGCGCCTGGGCATCACGGCTGTGGCCCACACCGACCCGCATGTGGCGGCCGTCAGCATCTCCACCCTGCCGCGCGGCGGCGTGGTGATCGGCCTGACCAGTTCGGGCAGCACCATTGACACCGTGCAGCACCTGCGCCTGGCCCAGAGCCACGGCCACTACACCGTCGCCATTACCCACCGGGCCAGTTCACCCGTGACCCGCTACGCCAGCAAGGTGCTGTTTACCTCGCGCCAGGAAGAGCCCCTGACCGACGCCGTGCTGGACACCCTGATGTCCCAGACGCTGGTGCTGGAAGTGCTGTACGCCGCCCTGCTCGCCCGCCGCCCCGAGGCCGCCGCCGTTCTGCGCGTCACGGCCGAGAGTGTGGTCGAGAAAAAGTATTAA
- a CDS encoding DUF4255 domain-containing protein has translation MIADVQQGLKELVYTEAALPREALDIRFAAPTPNWVSGLTRPTLNFFMYDLRENAALRSMEFSQTQVRGGVQRTLAARRIDLRFLVTVFFKAQLDELGRDEWNVLWRVLAALMRQGDWDDSYLPDEARRLDVGILGSVGPAEGTQSVFSSLGQSVRPHLNYTVTVPLDLNVSSLSPLVLERDLRFYSGVGENAVPVSARRRSSWQLRDAEGLPLADALVRTNGGARAFSDARGIVHLDVLREEVGRLDILTLDGRQLTLSPETAQAQLHLEETP, from the coding sequence GTGATCGCTGATGTCCAGCAGGGTCTCAAGGAACTCGTCTATACCGAAGCGGCCTTACCCCGAGAAGCCCTGGACATCCGCTTTGCGGCGCCCACCCCCAATTGGGTGTCTGGTCTGACGCGCCCCACCCTGAACTTCTTTATGTATGACCTGCGGGAAAATGCCGCCCTGCGTTCCATGGAGTTCAGCCAGACCCAGGTGCGCGGGGGTGTGCAGCGCACGTTGGCGGCCCGCCGCATTGACCTGCGGTTTCTGGTGACGGTGTTTTTCAAGGCGCAGTTAGACGAACTGGGGCGCGACGAGTGGAATGTGCTGTGGCGGGTGCTGGCAGCCCTGATGCGTCAGGGCGACTGGGACGACTCGTATCTTCCTGACGAGGCGCGGCGCCTGGACGTCGGGATTCTGGGCAGTGTCGGCCCTGCTGAGGGCACCCAGAGCGTGTTCAGCAGCCTGGGCCAATCGGTGCGGCCCCACCTGAACTACACCGTGACGGTGCCGCTGGACCTGAATGTGAGCAGTCTGTCGCCGCTGGTCCTGGAGCGCGACCTGCGGTTTTACTCTGGCGTGGGCGAGAATGCTGTGCCTGTCAGTGCGCGCCGCCGGTCCAGCTGGCAACTGCGCGACGCCGAGGGACTGCCGCTGGCCGACGCCCTGGTGAGGACGAACGGCGGGGCGCGCGCGTTCAGTGACGCGCGTGGCATCGTTCATCTGGATGTTCTCCGTGAAGAGGTGGGCCGTCTGGATATTCTGACGCTGGACGGACGCCAGCTGACCCTGAGTCCCGAGACGGCTCAGGCGCAACTGCACCTGGAGGAGACCCCATGA